A window of the Juglans microcarpa x Juglans regia isolate MS1-56 chromosome 5D, Jm3101_v1.0, whole genome shotgun sequence genome harbors these coding sequences:
- the LOC121265018 gene encoding aspartyl protease family protein At5g10770-like isoform X1, whose protein sequence is MRPIWFLVLYLLLATPPSVLAELHQETELRHKQPAVRLEIHHARGHGNSSFNATHPLSLSDLLSRDEERVMALQSRLVVSKDAGGTTSASSSKEDPAGQKSINIPLKAGLSIGSGNYLLKIGLGTPAKYYTLLLDTGSSFSWLQCQPCSVYCHNQVDPLFDPSQSKTYKKLTCGTSQCSLLTEATLNKPFCSASSNTCIYTASYGDSSYSIGYLSQDLLTFAPSQTLPLFVYGCGQDNQGLFGRTDGIVGLARDRLSLLGQLSSKYGYAFSYCLPEAFTASTGVGFLSLGESSLAASPPYKFTPMLTDSKNPSLYFLRLAAITVAGVPLRVGAFQYRVSTIIDSGTVITRLPTAVYTALQQAFVSIMSKRYAQAPAYSILDTCFKGSLKSLSSVPQIQFIFQGGADLTLKPSNILIEADKGIACLAFAGSSQIAIIGNHQQQTFKVAYDVTRSRIGFAAGGCH, encoded by the exons ATGAGGCCAATTTGGTTTCTGGTTTTGTATCTTCTTTTAGCAACACCACCTTCAGTTCTTGCGGAGCTTCATCAAG AAACTGAGCTGCGCCACAAGCAGCCGGCCGTTCGGCTTGAAATTCATCATGCTCGAGGACATGGCAACTCTTCTTTCAACGCTACACATCCTTTATCCCTCTCTGACTTACTCTCGCGCGATGAGGAACGTGTCATGGCTCTCCAATCCAGACTAGTTGTAAGCAAGGACGCAGGAGGCACGACTTCTGCCTCGTCCTCCAAGGAAGATCCAGCAGGACAAAAATCCATCAACATCCCTTTGAAGGCAGGCCTGTCGATCGGTTCAGGCAATTACTTACTGAAAATAGGCCTCGGCACCCCAGCCAAATACTACACCTTGCTTCTCGACACGGGCAGCTCCTTCTCCTGGCTCCAGTGCCAGCCCTGTTCTGTTTACTGCCATAATCAGGTAGACCCCCTCTTTGATCCCTCACAATCCAAGACTTACAAAAAGCTCACATGCGGCACCTCCCAGTGCTCTTTGCTCACGGAAGCTACCCTCAACAAACCCTTCTGTTCTGCTTCTTCTAATACTTGTATCTACACGGCAAGCTACGGCGATAGTTCCTATTCGATAGGTTATTTGAGTCAAGACTTGCTTACCTTTGCTCCATCTCAGACACTGCCCCTTTTCGTTTATGGTTGTGGACAAGACAACCAGGGATTGTTCGGAAGAACAGATGGTATAGTGGGCTTAGCCCGTGACCGGCTCTCCTTGTTGGGTCAACTGTCTTCAAAATACGGCTATGCCTTCTCCTACTGTCTCCCTGAAGCTTTTACTGCATCTACCGGAGTGGGTTTCTTGTCCCTTGGAGAATCTTCTTTGGCAGCATCTCCGCCGTACAAGTTCACTCCCATGTTGACGGATTCTAAAAACCCAAGTTTATACTTCCTGAGGTTGGCAGCCATAACTGTTGCAGGTGTGCCGCTGAGAGTTGGTGCTTTCCAATACAGGGTTTCTACCATTATAGATTCTGGAACTGTCATAACGCGCCTGCCCACAGCCGTATATACTGCACTGCAGCAAGCCTTTGTAAGTATCATGTCCAAAAGGTACGCGCAAGCGCCAGCGTATTCCATATTGGATACTTGTTTCAAGGGGAGTCTCAAAAGCTTGTCTTCGGTGCCCCAAATTCAATTCATATTCCAAGGAGGAGCTGACCTCACACTTAAACCTTCCAATATCCTCATAGAAGCTGACAAAGGCATTGCATGCCTGGCCTTTGCAGGTAGTTCCCAAATTGCCATTATTGGGAATCATCAACAGCAGACGTTTAAGGTAGCCTACGATGTCACCAGGTCCAGAATTGGTTTCGCTGCTGGTGGATGCCATTGA
- the LOC121265018 gene encoding aspartyl protease family protein At5g10770-like isoform X2, producing the protein MALQSRLVVSKDAGGTTSASSSKEDPAGQKSINIPLKAGLSIGSGNYLLKIGLGTPAKYYTLLLDTGSSFSWLQCQPCSVYCHNQVDPLFDPSQSKTYKKLTCGTSQCSLLTEATLNKPFCSASSNTCIYTASYGDSSYSIGYLSQDLLTFAPSQTLPLFVYGCGQDNQGLFGRTDGIVGLARDRLSLLGQLSSKYGYAFSYCLPEAFTASTGVGFLSLGESSLAASPPYKFTPMLTDSKNPSLYFLRLAAITVAGVPLRVGAFQYRVSTIIDSGTVITRLPTAVYTALQQAFVSIMSKRYAQAPAYSILDTCFKGSLKSLSSVPQIQFIFQGGADLTLKPSNILIEADKGIACLAFAGSSQIAIIGNHQQQTFKVAYDVTRSRIGFAAGGCH; encoded by the coding sequence ATGGCTCTCCAATCCAGACTAGTTGTAAGCAAGGACGCAGGAGGCACGACTTCTGCCTCGTCCTCCAAGGAAGATCCAGCAGGACAAAAATCCATCAACATCCCTTTGAAGGCAGGCCTGTCGATCGGTTCAGGCAATTACTTACTGAAAATAGGCCTCGGCACCCCAGCCAAATACTACACCTTGCTTCTCGACACGGGCAGCTCCTTCTCCTGGCTCCAGTGCCAGCCCTGTTCTGTTTACTGCCATAATCAGGTAGACCCCCTCTTTGATCCCTCACAATCCAAGACTTACAAAAAGCTCACATGCGGCACCTCCCAGTGCTCTTTGCTCACGGAAGCTACCCTCAACAAACCCTTCTGTTCTGCTTCTTCTAATACTTGTATCTACACGGCAAGCTACGGCGATAGTTCCTATTCGATAGGTTATTTGAGTCAAGACTTGCTTACCTTTGCTCCATCTCAGACACTGCCCCTTTTCGTTTATGGTTGTGGACAAGACAACCAGGGATTGTTCGGAAGAACAGATGGTATAGTGGGCTTAGCCCGTGACCGGCTCTCCTTGTTGGGTCAACTGTCTTCAAAATACGGCTATGCCTTCTCCTACTGTCTCCCTGAAGCTTTTACTGCATCTACCGGAGTGGGTTTCTTGTCCCTTGGAGAATCTTCTTTGGCAGCATCTCCGCCGTACAAGTTCACTCCCATGTTGACGGATTCTAAAAACCCAAGTTTATACTTCCTGAGGTTGGCAGCCATAACTGTTGCAGGTGTGCCGCTGAGAGTTGGTGCTTTCCAATACAGGGTTTCTACCATTATAGATTCTGGAACTGTCATAACGCGCCTGCCCACAGCCGTATATACTGCACTGCAGCAAGCCTTTGTAAGTATCATGTCCAAAAGGTACGCGCAAGCGCCAGCGTATTCCATATTGGATACTTGTTTCAAGGGGAGTCTCAAAAGCTTGTCTTCGGTGCCCCAAATTCAATTCATATTCCAAGGAGGAGCTGACCTCACACTTAAACCTTCCAATATCCTCATAGAAGCTGACAAAGGCATTGCATGCCTGGCCTTTGCAGGTAGTTCCCAAATTGCCATTATTGGGAATCATCAACAGCAGACGTTTAAGGTAGCCTACGATGTCACCAGGTCCAGAATTGGTTTCGCTGCTGGTGGATGCCATTGA